The Mugil cephalus isolate CIBA_MC_2020 chromosome 19, CIBA_Mcephalus_1.1, whole genome shotgun sequence genome has a window encoding:
- the fsd1l gene encoding FSD1-like protein isoform X1 — protein MDAQKFLVFCGEQEALRRIISTLANKNEELQHFLETVNNTMTGLQEESCKVMSELEVELEQLNAALEEKGAELRGMIEAEQRRKEAELQKQQSEGNFALVSCEELLEFANQTLSITNEEEFLMAAKQIKERVTMAPAFRLTTRPVASENMSQFTVDFSTERAGLQRLHFLPVPRAPEIDVSRCCVRDNAVTVSWRPPAEDESSVSNQRYELQYQKNNQDVWMRTTGACWEKICDITQTQATITGLKFDSRFVVVRVRARNKAAAGEFSEPVAMETPAFNFGLEAATAHAELKVDGLTVTWEPQVKGHEARLKGKDPRASRSSTPSPNKTSTPRGARDRFSGDSYTVLGDQEMTSGVHYWELRPLADWKSFSVGVAYRGSLGRFDQLGKSPGSWCLCASQWLQSSLSAKHNNRVKTLDWTLPQRIGVYCDYDNGDLFFIDVDRLRLLHSFKTKFNQSLVPAFMVWCGGITIATGLQVPSIMGNFLSTNQSPSSPSQ, from the exons ATGGACGCTCAGAAG tttcttgtgttttgtggtgAACAGGAAGCTCTGCGCAGGATCATCAGCACGTTAGCCAATAAGAACGAAGAGCTTCAACACTTCCTGGAAACTGTCAACAACACTATGACAGGCCTGCAG GAGGAGTCCTGTAAGGTGATGtcagagctggaggtggagcttgAGCAACTTAATGCTGCCCTTGAAGAGAAGGGGGCGGAGCTTCGTGGCAtgattgaagcagagcagcgGAGGAAGGAGGCGGAGCTTCAG AAGCAGCAGTCAGAGGGAAACTTTGCTCTTGTGTCATGTGAGGAGCTGCTTGAATTCGCTAACCAAACGCTGAGCATCACCAACGAAGAAGAATTCCTCATG gctgcaaaacaaatcaaagaacG GGTAACGATGGCGCCTGCGTTCCGGCTGACAACTCGCCCGGTGGCGTCTGAGAATATGTCGCAGTTTACGGTCGACTTCAGCACGGAGAGGGCGGGGCTTCAGCGGCTTCACTTCCTGCCAG TTCCCAGAGCTCCTGAGATCGACGTCTCCCGCTGCTGCGTCCGTGACAACGCCGTCACCGTCTCCTGGCGTCCGCCGGCCGAGGACGAGAGCAGCGTCTCCAACCAACGCTACGAACTCCAGTACCAGAAAAACAACCAGGACGTCTGGATGAGAACCACAGGGGCATGCTGGGAAAAAATCTGTGACATCACCCAGACACAGGCCACCATCACAG GTCTAAAGTTTGATTCGCGGTTCGTGGTCGTTCGAGTGCGAGCGAGGAACAAAGCGGCGGCCGGAGAGTTCTCGGAGCCTGTCGCCATGGAAACGCCAG CGTTTAACTTCGGGCTGGAGGCGGCGACGGCTCACGCTGAGCTGAAGGTGGACGGACTCACGGTCACATGGGAAccacaggtcaaaggtcacgaGGCTCGACTCAAAGGGAAGGACCCCAGGGCCAG TCGTAGCTCCACCCCTTCACCCAATAAGACGTCGACTCCTCGAGGAGCAAGAGACCGATTCTCAGGAGACTCCTACACAGTCCTGG GTGACCAGGAGATGACCAGTGGCGTTCACTACTGGGAGCTCCGCCCCCTGGCAGATTGGAAGTCATTCAGCGTGGGCGTGGCCTATCGAGGCAGCCTGGGCCGCTTTGACCAATTAGGGAAGAGCCCGGGTTCGTGGTGTCTCTGTGCCAGCCAATGGCTGCAGAGCTCCCTCTCAGCCAAACACAACAACCGCGTCAAGACGCTGGACTGGACGCTGCCTCAGCGCATCGGAGTTTACTGCGACTACGACAACG gtgatttatttttcatcgaCGTCGATCGACTTCGTCTTCTTCACTCGTTCAAAACAAAGTTCAACCAGTCGCTGGTTCCTGCCTTCATG GTGTGGTGTGGAGGTATCACCATAGCAACGGGTCTGCAGGTGCCGAGCATCATGGGAAACTTCCtgtcgaccaatcagagccccAGCAgcccttcacaataa
- the fsd1l gene encoding FSD1-like protein isoform X2 yields the protein MDAQKEALRRIISTLANKNEELQHFLETVNNTMTGLQEESCKVMSELEVELEQLNAALEEKGAELRGMIEAEQRRKEAELQKQQSEGNFALVSCEELLEFANQTLSITNEEEFLMAAKQIKERVTMAPAFRLTTRPVASENMSQFTVDFSTERAGLQRLHFLPVPRAPEIDVSRCCVRDNAVTVSWRPPAEDESSVSNQRYELQYQKNNQDVWMRTTGACWEKICDITQTQATITGLKFDSRFVVVRVRARNKAAAGEFSEPVAMETPAFNFGLEAATAHAELKVDGLTVTWEPQVKGHEARLKGKDPRASRSSTPSPNKTSTPRGARDRFSGDSYTVLGDQEMTSGVHYWELRPLADWKSFSVGVAYRGSLGRFDQLGKSPGSWCLCASQWLQSSLSAKHNNRVKTLDWTLPQRIGVYCDYDNGDLFFIDVDRLRLLHSFKTKFNQSLVPAFMVWCGGITIATGLQVPSIMGNFLSTNQSPSSPSQ from the exons ATGGACGCTCAGAAG GAAGCTCTGCGCAGGATCATCAGCACGTTAGCCAATAAGAACGAAGAGCTTCAACACTTCCTGGAAACTGTCAACAACACTATGACAGGCCTGCAG GAGGAGTCCTGTAAGGTGATGtcagagctggaggtggagcttgAGCAACTTAATGCTGCCCTTGAAGAGAAGGGGGCGGAGCTTCGTGGCAtgattgaagcagagcagcgGAGGAAGGAGGCGGAGCTTCAG AAGCAGCAGTCAGAGGGAAACTTTGCTCTTGTGTCATGTGAGGAGCTGCTTGAATTCGCTAACCAAACGCTGAGCATCACCAACGAAGAAGAATTCCTCATG gctgcaaaacaaatcaaagaacG GGTAACGATGGCGCCTGCGTTCCGGCTGACAACTCGCCCGGTGGCGTCTGAGAATATGTCGCAGTTTACGGTCGACTTCAGCACGGAGAGGGCGGGGCTTCAGCGGCTTCACTTCCTGCCAG TTCCCAGAGCTCCTGAGATCGACGTCTCCCGCTGCTGCGTCCGTGACAACGCCGTCACCGTCTCCTGGCGTCCGCCGGCCGAGGACGAGAGCAGCGTCTCCAACCAACGCTACGAACTCCAGTACCAGAAAAACAACCAGGACGTCTGGATGAGAACCACAGGGGCATGCTGGGAAAAAATCTGTGACATCACCCAGACACAGGCCACCATCACAG GTCTAAAGTTTGATTCGCGGTTCGTGGTCGTTCGAGTGCGAGCGAGGAACAAAGCGGCGGCCGGAGAGTTCTCGGAGCCTGTCGCCATGGAAACGCCAG CGTTTAACTTCGGGCTGGAGGCGGCGACGGCTCACGCTGAGCTGAAGGTGGACGGACTCACGGTCACATGGGAAccacaggtcaaaggtcacgaGGCTCGACTCAAAGGGAAGGACCCCAGGGCCAG TCGTAGCTCCACCCCTTCACCCAATAAGACGTCGACTCCTCGAGGAGCAAGAGACCGATTCTCAGGAGACTCCTACACAGTCCTGG GTGACCAGGAGATGACCAGTGGCGTTCACTACTGGGAGCTCCGCCCCCTGGCAGATTGGAAGTCATTCAGCGTGGGCGTGGCCTATCGAGGCAGCCTGGGCCGCTTTGACCAATTAGGGAAGAGCCCGGGTTCGTGGTGTCTCTGTGCCAGCCAATGGCTGCAGAGCTCCCTCTCAGCCAAACACAACAACCGCGTCAAGACGCTGGACTGGACGCTGCCTCAGCGCATCGGAGTTTACTGCGACTACGACAACG gtgatttatttttcatcgaCGTCGATCGACTTCGTCTTCTTCACTCGTTCAAAACAAAGTTCAACCAGTCGCTGGTTCCTGCCTTCATG GTGTGGTGTGGAGGTATCACCATAGCAACGGGTCTGCAGGTGCCGAGCATCATGGGAAACTTCCtgtcgaccaatcagagccccAGCAgcccttcacaataa
- the apc gene encoding adenomatous polyposis coli protein, translating into MAAASYDQLLRQVEVLKMENSNLRQELQDNSNHLTKLETEASNMKEVLKQLQGTIEEEPGEVSGSQLELIERLKEMSLDSPGFKSRPRPPLPPSSSSSSASSGSGGAAGGPGGSGGPGGSGGSGGLVPLVTVPFPMRGLSSAGRDEHDHCLEELEKERSLLLAELEKEEKDKDWYYTQLQNLTKRIDSLPLAENFTLQTDMRRRQLEFEARQIRSAMEQQLGSCQEMEKRAQRRVSRIQQIEKDILRLGARLQVEDPQGASDGAGLAGAQSSSRLDHEPTNEMAFSVPRRIITSHLGTKVEMVYSLLSMLGTHDKDDMSRTLLAMSSSQDSCIAMRQSGCLPLLIQLLHGNDKDSLLLGNSRGSKEARARASAALHNIVHSQPDDKRGRREIRVLHLLEQVRHYCEACWGWQELHERGVDQDDNPMPSPVEHQICPAVCVLMKLSFDEEHRHAMNELGGLQAVAELLQVDCEMFGLSSDHYSVTLRRYAGMALTNLTFGDVANKATLCSMKGCMRAMVAQLKSESEDLQQVIASVLRNLSWRADVNSKKTLREVGSVRALMGCALEVQKESTLKSVLSALWNLSAHCTENKADICAVDGALAFLVGTLTHRSHTNTLAIIESGGGILRNVSSLIATNEAHRQILREHSCLPTLLQHLKSHSLTIVSNACGTLWNLSARDAKDQEALWELGAVGMLRNLIHSRHKMIAMGSAAALRNLMANRPARYKDTSVVSPGAGAPSLHARKQKALFEELDAQQLSETFDNIDNLSPKAAHRKGRGCNGTGGGSTTRSYANTPVLSSPKNADGSKRPSEETPFPRPAFPPSVRASSDSLNSVTSADGYGNRGKTKPSAEPFYSSDESAANKCCVYRKYPADLAHKIRSANHMADDDGADLDTPINYSLKYSDEQLNSGRQSPSHRGSIESDDDSGEQDSRLRRSDAGETPPSSGRMASAPRYVVTATSNYSDGSPAEQPIDYSLKYGADAARKPLFKPEEATAALAPTHSSSSKLRPPPPPVRTKTNQESTQTYCVEDTPICFSRGSSLSSLSSEEDEDGDVLRKRRGAGNDYPTLPVGKKDEEQQQRRQQKEAESQTAAAAAVPASRGRRGHHHHHGHHHHVTSSSGARTPKSPPEPPYAQETPLMFSRCTSVSSLDSFSTSSIASSVRSSEPCSGVPSGVVSPSDLPDSPGQTMPPSRAKTPPLAPPTQKTQQEDATKKKKDEEESSADVLLHFATESTPYGFSGASSLSALSLDEPFIVAEMKEEEEDEEEGGAQGRKEESKPILDESDDDDDILEACISMAMPKSSRKPKKQQQALPRKPSQLPVYKILPPQSRSQPQQRKDAAPPPEEVPRVYCVEGTPLNFSTATSLSDLTIDSPPNEEAALIAPPSSAPSRRAGFPEGENGDDILAECISAAMPKAKPRKPVRAANGEQLQAPPLPPPLPPAAPPLLGPQQQKKKPTSPVKPMPQRVTIATTAKAKPGFAFDSPRHYTPIEGTPCCFSRNDSLSSLDFDEDDGEKDEEDKRTKEEGRRRKQQTAAIFPRTKPSASQTATDEKQKFAIEDTPVCFSRNSSLSSLSDIDQENNNKEFAPPPEKQDGGKAGAKTPPPAQVESKSRPPVASGYAPKAFHVEDTPVCFSRNSSLSSLSIDSEDDLLQECISSAMPKKKKKAAASVPPPDSMADDSILAEEEPSEVPRSPASPDSESFDWKAIQEGANSIVSSLNAAAAASSLSRQPSSDSDSVLSLKSVGSPFHLPAANNNAEEEVERKEEVKRGARILKAGERSSLEARKKEEEEEEEAKALKGGKKVYRSLITGKPRAEPAARGRSKPRPSGISKAPGGADNSDRGGGTSRDSTPSRSVSSANQKGGKLLQTPRTASPASPSPSPSPASRATKQSVAPRSSAGIPRSESATRFTAAKKQKAEPEKPALVRQSTFIKEAPSPTLKRKLEESAAPAPESPSSPDTPLPAASTRRHDSNRSHSESPSRPQEVTSSRFSRTGTWKKENGGGGGSNGGKHSTSLPRVGTWKRTGSSSSVLSASSESSEKGRSEEEGAARSKGTWRKAKSGGDSAAGRSLTDKSEDVWVRLEDCPVNNPRSSSSCSARSPSATNAPPIIDSPAPSKIPSSSSSSSSNLNLRRSCESLDEKPPPPERQPQQQQQQQQQQQQQQQQQQPQQQQQQRGQQRSGAVAARVSPFNYTPSPRKGSSEATATTTATTTTVTAAPTRPSLIPTPVTKKREPKGGEGGAGGASGGGGGERGSYIVTSV; encoded by the exons ATGGCGGCGGCGTCGTACGACCAGCTGCTGAGGCAGGTGGAGGTTTTAAAGATGGAGAACTCCAACCTGaggcaggagctgcaggacaaCTCCAACCACCTGACCAAGCTGGAGACGGAGGCGTCCAACATGAAG gaagtgctgaagcagctgcagggcaccatagaagaagaaccCGGAGAGGTGTCTGGATCTCAGCTGGAGCTCATTGAAAGACTCAAAG AGATGAGCCTGGATTCACCAGGCTTCAAGTCCAGGCCCAGGCCTCCTCtgcccccctcttcctcctccagctcggCCTCCTCTGGTTCTGGAGGAGCAGCCGGAGGTCCGGGAGGTTCTGGAGGTCCAGGAGGTTCTGGAGGTTCTGGAGGTCTGGTTCCCCTGGTGACCGTCCCCTTCCCCATGAGAGGACTGTCGTCTGCTGGCAGAGACGAACACGACCACtgcctggaggagctggagaaggagag GTCTCTCCTATTGGctgagctggagaaggaggagaaggataaGGACTGGTACTACACTCAACTCCAGAACCTGACCAAGAGGATCGACAGCCTTCCCCTGGCCGAGAAC TTCACTCTGCAGACGGACATGAGGCGGCGGCAGCTGGAGTTTGAGGCTCGGCAGATCCGGTCGGccatggagcagcagctgggttCCTGtcaggagatggagaagagagCTCAG AGGCGTGTGTCTCGTATCCAGCAGATAGAGAAGGACATCCTTCGACTGGGAGCACGGCTACAG GTGGAGGACCCTCAGGGGGCGAGTGATGGCGCGGGATTGGCTGGAGCTCAG AGCTCCAGCCGCTTGGACCACGAGCCGACCAATGAGATGGCTTTCTCTGTGCCTCGACGAATCATCACCAGCCACCTGGGGACGAAG GTGGAGATGGTGTACAGCCTGCTGTCCATGCTGGGGACTCACGATAAGGACGACATGTCCCGGACTCTTCTGGCCATGTCCAGCTCTCAGGACTCGTGCATCGCCATGCGTCAGTCCGGCTGCCTCCCACTGCTCATCCAGCTGCTGCATGGCAACGACAAGGACTCCCTGTTGCTAG GTAACTCAAGGGGCAGTAAGGAGGCGCGAGCACGAGCGTCGGCGGCACTGCACAATATCGTCCACAGTCAGCCGGACGACAAGCGAGGACGCCGCGAGATCAGAGTGCTCCACCTACTGGAGCAGGTCCGCCATTACTGCGAGGCCTGCTGGGGCTGGCAGGAGCTCCATGAGAGGGGAGTGGACCAGGACGACAACCCCA TGCCGTCTCCAGTGGAGCATCAGATCTGTCCGGCCGTCTGCGTCCTCATGAAACTCTCCTTCGATGAAGAGCATCGCCACGCCATGAACGAGCTAG GAGGCCTGCAGGCGGTGGCTGAGCTGCTCCAGGTGGACTGTGAGATGTTCGGTCTGAGCAGCGATCACTACAGCGTCACCCTGAGGCGCTACGCTGGCATGGCACTCACCAACCTCACCTTCGGAGACGTAGCCAATAAG GCAACACTGTGTTCCATGAAAGGCTGCATGAGGGCGATGGTGGCTCAGCTCAAGTCTGAGAGTGAAGACCTGCAGCAG GTGATAGCCAGTGTCCTGAGGAACTTGTCCTGGCGTGCTGATGTCAACAGTAAGAAGACTCTGCGTGAGGTCGGCAGCGTCCGGGCGCTGATGGGATGCGCTCTCGAGGTGCAGAAG GAGTCGACCCTGAAGTCCGTCCTCAGTGCCCTCTGGAACCTGTCGGCTCATTGCACCGAGAACAAGGCCGACATCTGTGCCGTGGATGGTGCCTTGGCATTCCTGGTGGGAACGCTGACCCATCGCAGCCACACCAACACACTTGCCATCATCGAGAGCGGAGGCGGCATCCTCCGGAACGTTTCCAGCCTCATCGCCACCAATGAGGCGCACAG GCAGATACTGCGTGAACACAGCTGCCTGCCGACGCTGCTGCAGCATCTGAAGTCCCACAGCCTGACCATCGTGTCCAACGCCTGTGGGACGCTCTGGAACCTGTCGGCCAGAGACGCCAAAGACCAGGAGGCTCTGTGGGAGCTGGGAGCTGTGGGCATGCTGCGTAACCTCATCCACTCCCGCCATAAAATGATCGCCATGGGCAGCGCCGCCGCACTACGCAACCTCATGGCCAACCGCCCAGCGCGCTACAAGGACACCAGTGTGGTGTCTCCGGGTGCTGGCGCCCCATCGCTGCACGCCCGCAAACAGAAGGCGCTGTTCGAGGAGCTGGATGCGCAGCAGCTGTCGGAAACCTTCGACAACATCGACAACCTGAGCCCCAAGGCAGCGCACCGGAAGGGGCGGGGCTGTAACGGCACTGGAGGAGGCAGCACAACGCGCTCCTACGCCAACACGCCGGTTCTGTCGAGCCCAAAGAACGCAGACGGCTCGAAGCGTCCCAGCGAGGAGACGCCGTTCCCACGGCCGGCGTTCCCGCCCAGCGTCCGGGCGTCCAGCGACAGCCTCAACAGTGTGACCAGCGCTGACGGCTACGGCAATCGAGGCAAGACCAAACCATCAGCAGAGCCATTCTACTCCTCTGACGAGAGCGCCGCCAACAAGTGCTGCGTCTACAGGAAGTACCCGGCCGACCTCGCACACAAGATCCGCAGCGCCAACCACATGGCTGACGATGACGGCGCCGACTTGGACACGCCCATCAACTACAGCCTAAAGTACTCGGACGAGCAGCTGAACTCTGGGAGACAGAGTCCGAGTCATCGCGGCAGCATCGAGAGCGATGACGACAGTGGTGAACAGGACAGCCGGCTGAGGAGGAGCGATGCAGGCGAAACGCCACCGAGTAGCGGCCGCATGGCGTCGGCGCCGCGCTACGTCGTCACTGCAACTTCAAACTACAGCGACGGCTCTCCGGCCGAGCAGCCGATCGACTACAGCCTGAAATACGGTGCTGACGCCGCCCGCAAACCACTGTTCAAGCCCGAGGAAGCCACTGCTGCCCTCGCTCCAACCCACTCGTCCTCCAGCAAGCTCcgccccccacctccccccgtCAGGACGAAGACCAATCAAGAGTCCACTCAGACCTACTGCGTCGAGGACACGCCCATCTGCTTCTCCAGAGGCAGCTCGCTGTCCTCGCTGTCTtcggaggaggacgaggacggcgATGtcctgaggaagaggaggggcgCCGGCAACGACTACCCGACACTTCCTGTTGGCAAGAAGgatgaagagcagcagcagcgccggCAGCAGAAGGAGGCGGAAAGTCAgactgccgccgccgccgctgtcCCCGCCTCCCGGGGGAGGCGaggtcaccaccaccaccacggtcACCATCACCACGTGACATCGTCATCGGGCGCCAGGACTCCTAAAAGCCCGCCGGAGCCGCCCTACGCTCAGGAGACGCCGCTGATGTTCAGCCGCTGCACCTCAGTCAGTTCCCTCGACAGCTTCTCCACGTCCTCCATCGCCAGCTCAGTACGCTCCAGCGAGCCCTGCAGTGGCGTGCCGAGTGGCGTGGTCAGCCCCAGCGACCTCCCCGACAGCCCTGGACAAACCATGCCGCCGAGCCGTGCCAAGACGCCGCCGCTGGCCCCGCCCACCCAGAAAACCCAGCAGGAGGACgccacgaagaagaagaaggacgaggaggagagcagTGCTGACGTGCTGCTGCACTTCGCCACCGAGAGCACGCCATATGGCTTCTCGGGTGCCTCCAGTCTGAGCGCGCTCAGTCTGGACGAGCCGTTCATCGTAGcagagatgaaggaggaagaggaagacgaggaagagGGCGGGGCTCAGGGTCGGAAGGAGGAGTCTAAACCGATCCTTGATGAATCTGACGATGACGACGACATCCTGGAGGCTTGCATCAGCATGGCCATGCCCAAGTCGTCACGGAAACCAAAGAAACAGCAGCAAGCTTTGCCACGGAAACCGAGCCAACTTCCCGTCTACAAGATCCTCCCCCCGCAGAGCCGCAGCCAACCGCAGCAGAGGAAGGACGCGGCTCCACCCCCGGAGGAGGTGCCGAGAGTTTACTGCGTGGAGGGAACGCCGCTCAACTTCTCCACCGCCACCTCGCTGAGTGACCTTACCATAGACTCCCCGCCCAATGAGGAGGCGGCACTCAtagcccctccctcctccgcccccAGTAGGCGGGCTGGCTTTCCTGAGGGTGAGAACGGCGACGACATCCTCGCCGAGTGCATCAGCGCTGCGATGCCCAAAGCCAAACCCAGGAAACCGGTCAGAGCGGCCAACGGCGAGCAGCTGcaagccccgcccctccccccacccctcccccctgCAGCCCCACCTCTTCTTGgcccacagcagcagaaaaagaaacccACCTCGCCCGTGAAGCCGATGCCTCAGCGGGTCACCATAGCAACCACCGCCAAAGCCAAACCCGGGTTTGCCTTCGACTCGCCGCGTCATTACACACCCATCGAGGGAACGCCATGCTGCTTCTCACGCAACGACTCTCTGAGCTCCCTGGACTTCGATGAAGATGACGGCGAGAAGGACGAAGAGGACAAGAGGACAAAGGAGGAAGGTcggaggaggaagcagcagacGGCGGCCATCTTCCCTCGCACCAAACCCAGTGCCAGCCAGACGGCGACGGACGAGAAGCAGAAGTTTGCCATCGAGGACACGCCCGTCTGCTTCTCCAGAAACTCGTCGCTGAGCTCGCTGAGCGACATCGACCAggagaacaacaacaaggagtTCGCTCCACCACcagaaaaacaagatggaggCAAGGCTGGAGCCAAGACTCCGCCTCCTGCACAG GTGGAATCAAAGTCCCGCCCCCCTGTGGCCAGTGGCTACGCCCCCAAAGCCTTCCATGTGGAGGACACGCCCGTCTGCTTCTCCAGGAACTCGTCTCTCAGTTCTCTGAGTATTGACTCGGAGGACGACCTGCTGCAGGAGTGCATCAGCTCTGCGAtgcccaagaagaagaagaaggccgCCGCCTCCGTGCCTCCTCCCGACTCCATGGCCGACGACAGCATTCTGGCAGAGGAGGAGCCTTCAGAGGTGCCGAGAAGCCCCGCCTCCCCAGATTCCGAGTCCTTTGATTGGAAGGCCATCCAAGAAGGTGCCAATTCCATTGTGAGCAGCCTgaacgccgccgccgccgcctcgtCGCTGTCCCGCCAGCCGTCCTCAGACTCCGACTCGGTCCTGTCCCTGAAGTCTGTCGGCTCGCCGTTCCACCTGCCGGCGGCCAACAATAACgccgaggaggaggtggagagaaaggaggaggtgaagcgaGGTGCCAGGATCCTAAAGGCCGGAGAGCGTAGCTCGCTGGAGGccagaaagaaggaggaggaggaggaggaggaggcaaaggCTCTGAAGGGCGGGAAGAAGGTTTACAGGAGTCTGATCACAGGAAAGCCCAGAGCAGAGCCGGCGGCCAGGGGGCGGAGCAAACCCAGGCCATCGGGCATCAGCAAAGCTCCAGGAGGAGCCGACAACTCTGACAGAGGGGGCGGGACTTCGCGGGACTCCACCCCCTCTCGCTCTGTctcatcagccaatcagaaaggAGGAAAGCTACTGCAGACGCCGCGCACGGCATCTCCAGCGTCACCATCACCGTCACCATCACCTGCTTCTAGAGCCACCAAACAGAGCGTGGCACCGAGGAGCAGCGCCGGCATCCCCAGGAGCGAATCGGCTACGAGGTTCACCGCCGCCAAGAAGCAGAAGGCGGAGCCTGAGAAGCCAGCGCTGGTCCGTCAGTCGACGTTCATCAAAGAAGCTCCGAGTCCGACCTTGAAGAGGAAGCTCGAGGAGTCGGCGGCGCCAGCGCCAGAGTCGCCATCGAGCCCTGACACACCGCTACCGGCCGCAAGCACACGGAGACACGACAGCAACCGCTCCCACTCCGAGAGTCCGTCACGTccacaggaagtgacatcatcgCGCTTCAGCCGCACCGGCACCTGGAAGAAGGAGAACGGCGGTGGAGGTGGCAGCAACGGCGGGAAACACTCGACATCGTTGCCACGCGTGGGAACATGGAAGAGGACGGGAAGCTCCTCGTCGGTGCTGTCAGCCTCATCGGAGTCCAGCGAGAAGGGGCGGAGCGAGGAGGAGGGCGCTGCCAGGTCCAAGGGAACATGGCGGAAGGCAAAGAGCGGCGGTGACTCGGCGGCCGGCCGCAGCCTCACCGACAAATCGGAAGACGTGTGGGTTCGTCTGGAGGACTGTCCTGTCAACAACCCacgctcctcctcttcctgctcagCCCGGTCACCCTCCGCCACCAACGCCCCGCCCATCATCgacagccccgccccctcaaagatcccctcctcctcctcttcgtcttcctCCAACCTCAATCTACGCAGGAGCTGTGAGAGTCTGGACGAGAAGCCGCCACCACCCGAACGCcaaccgcagcagcagcagcagcaacaacaacaacaacaacaacaacagcaacaacaacaaccgcagcagcagcagcaacaacgtGGTCAGCAGCGCAGCGGCGCCGTGGCGGCCCGTGTCAGCCCCTTCAACTACACGCCAAGCCCACGGAAGGGCAGCTCTGAggccaccgccaccaccacagCAACCACCACCACGGTGACGGCGGCGCCAACTCGTCCGTCACTCATTCCCACACCGGTCACCAAGAAACGTGAACCGAAGGGCGGAGAGGGCGGAGCGGGCGGAgccagcggcggcggcggcggcgaacGAGGCTCGTACATTGTGACGTCGGTTTAG